A DNA window from Aureibaculum sp. 2308TA14-22 contains the following coding sequences:
- a CDS encoding carbohydrate-binding family 9-like protein codes for MKYLFSLVLLFCLSCTSQTKTYVVKKTNSDIIITGSGSDEAWENANVLTEFLHPWQPKNLPSTTFKGLWSDTHLYFLYNVEDNEIITPQRNLGELDAVESDRVEIFFKAADETKPYYSLEMDALGRCLDSDAIFYKNNIDFDWDWPKDDFVLKASQHKGGYSVEGSISLASLRKLGIYKDDGILNVGLYRGEYYTNKEGKIAIKWISWVVSNPEKPNFHVPNSFGVLKLEN; via the coding sequence ATGAAGTATTTATTTAGTCTAGTGTTGCTGTTCTGTTTATCTTGTACTTCACAAACCAAAACTTATGTTGTAAAAAAGACAAATAGTGATATTATTATTACAGGAAGTGGTTCTGATGAGGCATGGGAAAATGCGAATGTTTTAACCGAATTTTTACACCCATGGCAACCTAAAAACCTGCCCTCTACAACTTTTAAAGGGTTGTGGTCAGATACTCATCTGTATTTTCTTTATAATGTTGAAGACAATGAAATTATAACTCCTCAAAGAAATCTAGGAGAGCTTGACGCCGTTGAGTCCGATAGAGTTGAGATATTTTTTAAAGCTGCCGATGAAACGAAACCATACTATTCTTTAGAAATGGATGCCTTAGGTAGGTGTCTTGATTCCGATGCTATTTTTTATAAAAATAATATTGATTTCGATTGGGATTGGCCCAAAGATGATTTCGTTTTAAAGGCATCTCAACATAAAGGAGGTTATAGTGTAGAAGGATCTATAAGTTTAGCCTCGCTCAGAAAGTTAGGTATTTATAAAGATGATGGAATCTTAAATGTAGGTTTATACAGAGGAGAATACTATACTAATAAAGAGGGTAAAATAGCTATAAAATGGATCAGTTGGGTAGTATCTAATCCTGAGAAACCAAATTTTCATGTGCCCAATTCCTTTGGGGTTTTAAAATTAGAAAATTAA
- a CDS encoding YbbR-like domain-containing protein has translation MTRKFNHLITLAIVLILLQQTSVIAQRIDNYKYPDQSSTLENIVKNENNFNGYTNYWHNSYNTLYRYGNLFKMAVPDLEKTILQSKIDIAEDFGIPGLTMQEGFIKQLLSNDYTTLNDPSLSDLESLFKSNNNVLIYVDSDSDLGKKVDAKLPKKTNWASDLSSHQFNAKDFVRINAFYLEQNQSKLFIVSSKDKNTRDKLKNQIENVKKVTEKYDFHKGWFGAYSLLNSVTITKGHPLEIIGTGMNEGNSWFVFDGYMDYLSKDDIANWVKKVDLPVVTDVGASYVFGAKNYDGFQIQQMYDKESWVKFAREKEGYVFRQVWDTLADPYKYNGYFANEGNKEQIDNEDVPFVLKTGQLDRGALSSMVLFIEKGQPLTKESMWTAIMDRREVGVLEQGKMMGPAQYRNALQMLVLDRLYLEEYFGDPINIEAKVNGYNLDVKITNTAKVPISGMLELALPPEVKIKGKPSISLTLGSNNTKIQRFVLQPETSATNNTNPIAIHYNYNGIKKSTLTMLDLPPAISVHRLLYSHAPKISFPVTIHNFTEKSSFPVAIEVVNIKNEKKVIFKTSKTCNAATGSFEDLLFDLKLKAGNYKVKVSAMGVNYVSQLGVGKRKGKPTLAEIDLNNDGVNEYRMENDSVQVTLLATGARVIEYIVKSRNDNILFKLWPKKAIDEKRSFRKRGYYPYGGFEDFLGQGSMETHQVYNSKIIKKEGDFVQVKMWTDYFGNRLEKTFTLYGNSPLLEVRFALTFINPEANMLGPQPILELGEKHWLEDVFIVPELSGVNEFRMKPEKYYGQAFDIKEGWNAGYDTKEDITFVGAFPVDQPVFLHMWMNHPKNRDAHHYYAEFQPWLPIFQKSTMYFSYYIWGAGGPWQNGVKTLRNMNLITTRNTNLKN, from the coding sequence ATGACGCGTAAATTTAACCACCTTATAACCCTAGCTATAGTATTAATCTTGTTACAACAGACGTCTGTAATTGCTCAGCGTATTGATAATTATAAATATCCCGACCAGAGCAGTACTTTAGAAAACATTGTCAAAAACGAAAATAATTTCAATGGTTACACCAACTATTGGCATAACAGTTATAATACTTTATACAGATATGGAAATCTTTTTAAAATGGCAGTTCCTGATCTGGAGAAAACCATTTTACAAAGCAAGATAGATATTGCAGAAGATTTTGGAATTCCGGGATTAACAATGCAAGAAGGATTTATAAAACAACTGCTGTCAAATGATTACACAACACTAAATGACCCTTCGCTATCGGATTTAGAAAGCCTATTCAAGAGCAATAACAATGTTCTTATTTATGTTGACTCAGATTCAGATCTAGGTAAAAAAGTTGATGCAAAGTTGCCGAAAAAAACCAATTGGGCTTCTGATTTAAGCAGTCATCAATTCAATGCCAAAGATTTTGTTAGAATCAATGCTTTCTACCTTGAACAGAATCAATCAAAGTTATTTATAGTTAGTTCAAAAGATAAAAATACTCGCGACAAACTGAAAAATCAAATTGAAAACGTCAAAAAGGTTACCGAAAAGTATGATTTCCACAAAGGGTGGTTTGGGGCTTACTCATTGCTCAATAGCGTAACCATAACCAAAGGTCATCCGCTTGAAATAATTGGAACAGGCATGAACGAAGGCAACAGCTGGTTTGTATTTGACGGTTATATGGACTATCTATCAAAAGATGATATAGCCAATTGGGTCAAAAAAGTTGATTTGCCCGTTGTCACGGATGTTGGTGCTTCTTATGTTTTTGGAGCAAAAAATTATGATGGGTTTCAAATTCAGCAGATGTACGACAAAGAATCTTGGGTAAAATTTGCTAGGGAAAAAGAAGGATATGTATTTCGTCAAGTTTGGGACACCCTAGCCGATCCTTACAAGTACAACGGATATTTTGCCAACGAGGGAAATAAAGAACAGATAGATAACGAAGATGTACCCTTTGTATTAAAAACGGGTCAATTGGACAGAGGAGCCTTGTCAAGTATGGTACTGTTCATTGAAAAAGGCCAACCATTAACTAAAGAATCTATGTGGACCGCCATTATGGATCGGCGTGAAGTTGGTGTTTTAGAGCAAGGAAAAATGATGGGTCCTGCACAATATAGAAATGCATTGCAAATGCTAGTACTTGATAGGTTGTATCTTGAAGAATACTTTGGCGACCCTATTAATATCGAAGCAAAAGTCAATGGATATAACTTAGATGTAAAAATTACAAATACCGCTAAGGTTCCTATTTCTGGAATGTTAGAATTAGCACTCCCTCCTGAAGTTAAAATTAAAGGAAAACCTTCGATTTCATTAACCCTAGGCTCAAACAATACAAAAATTCAGCGTTTTGTTTTACAACCTGAGACTTCTGCAACAAACAATACCAATCCCATTGCTATTCACTACAATTACAATGGAATAAAGAAAAGTACCTTAACTATGTTGGATTTACCTCCTGCAATTTCGGTACATCGTCTTTTGTATAGTCATGCTCCGAAGATCAGTTTTCCTGTAACGATTCATAATTTTACCGAAAAATCCTCTTTTCCCGTAGCTATTGAGGTTGTAAATATCAAAAATGAAAAGAAAGTAATTTTCAAAACTTCGAAAACATGTAATGCGGCCACAGGTTCTTTTGAAGATTTATTATTTGATTTGAAGTTAAAGGCGGGCAACTATAAAGTTAAGGTATCGGCCATGGGTGTTAATTATGTTTCGCAATTGGGCGTGGGTAAAAGAAAGGGTAAGCCAACTTTAGCTGAAATTGATTTAAACAATGATGGTGTCAATGAATATCGTATGGAGAACGATAGCGTTCAGGTCACATTACTTGCAACTGGAGCAAGGGTAATTGAATATATTGTTAAGAGCAGAAACGACAATATCCTTTTTAAATTATGGCCTAAAAAGGCTATTGACGAAAAACGTTCTTTTAGAAAAAGAGGCTATTATCCATATGGTGGATTTGAAGATTTTCTCGGTCAAGGTAGTATGGAAACGCATCAGGTATATAATTCTAAAATAATTAAAAAGGAAGGAGACTTTGTTCAAGTTAAAATGTGGACGGATTACTTCGGGAACCGTTTAGAAAAAACATTTACCTTATATGGAAATTCTCCATTATTAGAAGTTAGGTTTGCGTTAACCTTTATAAACCCAGAAGCAAATATGCTAGGCCCACAGCCCATACTGGAACTGGGAGAAAAACATTGGTTGGAAGATGTGTTCATAGTTCCCGAATTAAGTGGTGTTAATGAGTTTAGAATGAAACCAGAGAAATATTACGGCCAAGCATTTGATATAAAAGAAGGATGGAACGCGGGATATGACACCAAAGAAGATATTACTTTTGTTGGTGCATTTCCGGTAGATCAGCCTGTATTTCTACATATGTGGATGAACCATCCAAAAAATAGAGATGCCCATCATTATTATGCCGAATTTCAACCTTGGCTGCCCATTTTTCAAAAAAGTACTATGTACTTCTCTTATTATATTTGGGGAGCTGGAGGTCCTTGGCAAAATGGGGTTAAGACCTTAAGAAACATGAATTTGATTACCACAAGAAATACAAATTTAAAAAATTAA
- a CDS encoding HlyD family secretion protein → MPENKKIDNLELRSEEVQEILTNPPAWIVRWGISLIFMFTLIILILAFIIKYPDFVTAKVLVTTEQPTERVVARYSGQLEKVFIKNRDTVRPNEKLAIIRNTANYRDVYVLKHIIDTLQFDTEKFNFPFGKTSQLQLGEISIDLINFEKSYTNFTLLNDLDPYNNQIQGNRVSLSEIRVRLQNQINQKELLEQEVELKKTDFERQKQLFEKGVISRLEYENKQLEYLQMQKNINAMAISISQMREAISSANSTLKTTRINEQEDKTNFLKNLTQSYNSLKEAIRDWEYKYVLKSSINGVISFQNFWGENQFVNSGDIAFSILPTNTSSLVGKLVIPAQNAGKVLVGQKVFIKLDNYPYQQFGMLIGKVTNFSISPDDEGNYVVYISLPNGTKTSYNKTFTFNQELLGNAEIITEDLSVAARIFYKFRELFTYN, encoded by the coding sequence ATGCCAGAAAACAAGAAAATAGACAATTTGGAATTACGCTCTGAAGAAGTTCAAGAAATTCTAACGAATCCACCAGCTTGGATTGTCCGTTGGGGTATTTCTTTAATTTTTATGTTTACATTAATTATTTTGATATTGGCATTTATCATCAAGTATCCTGATTTTGTTACTGCAAAAGTATTAGTTACTACAGAACAACCCACCGAAAGGGTGGTTGCGAGATATTCTGGACAATTGGAAAAGGTTTTCATTAAAAACAGAGACACGGTAAGACCAAATGAAAAACTAGCAATTATAAGAAACACCGCCAATTATAGAGATGTTTATGTACTAAAACATATTATTGATACCTTACAGTTTGATACCGAAAAATTCAATTTCCCTTTTGGCAAAACATCACAATTGCAATTGGGCGAAATAAGTATTGATCTTATCAACTTTGAAAAAAGTTACACAAATTTTACATTACTAAATGACCTTGACCCATACAATAATCAAATCCAAGGCAATAGGGTATCACTATCTGAAATTAGAGTACGGTTACAAAATCAAATCAATCAAAAAGAGTTATTGGAACAAGAAGTTGAATTAAAAAAGACCGATTTTGAACGACAAAAACAGCTCTTTGAAAAAGGTGTTATCTCAAGATTGGAGTACGAAAATAAGCAGTTGGAGTATCTACAGATGCAAAAAAATATCAATGCTATGGCTATATCTATTTCTCAAATGAGAGAGGCTATTTCCTCTGCCAACAGCACCTTGAAAACTACAAGAATAAACGAACAAGAAGATAAAACCAACTTTCTCAAAAATTTAACGCAAAGTTATAACTCTCTCAAAGAAGCTATTCGAGATTGGGAGTACAAATACGTGTTAAAATCATCCATAAATGGTGTTATTAGTTTTCAAAATTTTTGGGGCGAGAACCAATTTGTAAATTCGGGTGATATTGCATTTTCTATTTTACCTACCAATACATCTAGTTTAGTGGGCAAGTTGGTAATTCCAGCACAAAACGCGGGTAAAGTTTTAGTGGGTCAAAAGGTTTTTATAAAATTGGATAATTATCCGTACCAACAGTTCGGAATGTTGATTGGAAAAGTTACTAATTTTTCAATTTCTCCTGATGATGAAGGTAATTATGTGGTTTATATTTCTTTACCCAATGGCACAAAAACATCGTACAACAAAACCTTTACTTTTAATCAGGAATTATTGGGCAATGCAGAAATTATAACGGAAGATTTGAGTGTAGCAGCGAGAATTTTCTATAAATTTAGAGAGTTGTTTACGTACAATTAA
- a CDS encoding TlpA family protein disulfide reductase: MKKIIYLILIFLLTICTEKNQIEHYSIQLGKTSKRNIAFNSMTNTFMASSIKHSYPLYYEYLKNNVKNFKQDSSYISSLILDNKRFKYELYQMGMINKQKIIDLKIDTSSEKRKIYMKPMNFLVEYRNGKENVTLDKNNNNFFKDDESVVFDNNFRINNSELDIDDLRTYKVGFYNNIKEKTSITDREVLFYPNSYSSYNGSLSSNENINRSRIHIRFKDYWEGNIRFTKRKYVVAVQGIYPYLSILVKPDSLPFSNSSSDYNFNFEYKIKDTVKIENQFYILDSINNSVTELFLKKINLDKPFYSHKLGYKIYNLKFNDLTNSFTYNLYDNEYFSKKYTLLEFWGTWCKPCIKTTPRLKKLYTNYKKEVDILGIAYDRDINTVKKYIDDNNIPWKQTFVDVKNKKKPIISKLNIGKYPTFILVDNSTKMIIYRGVGEDALYNLDKILEDKK, from the coding sequence ATGAAGAAAATAATATACTTGATTTTAATATTTTTATTAACAATTTGTACAGAAAAAAATCAAATTGAACACTATAGTATTCAGCTTGGAAAAACGAGTAAAAGAAATATTGCATTTAATAGCATGACCAATACTTTTATGGCATCTTCCATAAAACATTCTTATCCTTTATACTATGAGTATCTTAAGAATAATGTCAAAAACTTTAAACAAGACTCTTCTTATATATCTTCGCTAATATTAGATAATAAAAGGTTTAAATATGAGCTCTATCAAATGGGAATGATTAATAAACAAAAGATTATCGATTTAAAAATTGATACATCTTCAGAGAAAAGAAAAATATATATGAAACCTATGAATTTTTTGGTGGAATACAGAAATGGAAAAGAGAATGTTACTTTAGATAAAAATAACAACAATTTTTTTAAAGATGATGAATCAGTTGTGTTTGACAATAATTTTAGAATTAATAATTCTGAATTAGATATCGATGACCTTCGAACTTACAAGGTTGGATTCTATAATAACATCAAAGAAAAAACCTCTATTACCGATAGAGAAGTGTTATTTTATCCTAATTCTTATTCTAGCTATAATGGCTCTTTAAGCAGTAATGAAAACATTAACAGATCTAGAATTCACATAAGATTCAAGGATTACTGGGAAGGCAATATTAGGTTTACTAAAAGGAAATATGTAGTGGCAGTACAAGGAATTTATCCTTACCTAAGTATATTAGTTAAACCTGATTCTTTACCTTTTAGTAATTCAAGTAGTGATTATAATTTTAATTTTGAATATAAAATTAAGGATACTGTAAAAATAGAAAATCAATTTTATATTTTAGACAGTATTAATAATTCAGTTACTGAATTGTTTTTAAAAAAAATTAATCTTGATAAACCATTCTATAGTCATAAATTAGGTTATAAAATATATAACCTAAAATTTAATGATCTAACAAATAGCTTTACTTATAATCTATATGACAATGAATATTTTTCAAAAAAATATACTTTGTTGGAATTTTGGGGTACTTGGTGCAAACCTTGTATAAAAACCACCCCTAGATTAAAGAAACTTTATACTAATTATAAAAAGGAAGTTGATATTTTAGGTATAGCTTACGATAGGGATATTAATACTGTTAAAAAATATATTGATGATAACAACATACCATGGAAGCAAACATTTGTAGATGTTAAAAATAAGAAAAAGCCTATTATAAGTAAGTTAAATATTGGCAAATACCCTACGTTTATCTTAGTAGACAATAGCACAAAAATGATAATATATAGAGGGGTGGGTGAAGATGCCTTATATAATTTAGATAAAATTTTAGAGGACAAAAAATAG
- a CDS encoding TlpA family protein disulfide reductase: MLKKITLISFVFLIHCNQKNEEHKRMEKTNEVNGITLIFKKHPHNNVSNVKENIYYSQFYDFKSIILNVDNEAEDTLFLPLTASKICLAYIQFPQSNYYIFHKGDTVIFDHNRDNRPHVKIANRKILKHDFNFEKKMKFEKPLDAFEFYRKFKIKRTKNEKDQYERDLVKYNYKFNEFLDSLRFNNLISDDIYFLNKGRNKYLNINLMKDKINFDSIDKKSLKEDELLYLKTYRYFLENYVLYKYALKNRKEKSLFSKNYEVVFDSIKNNPNFSNRTRKYLLYHFLKKIYDSNSKNISNKYLSIFKDVTNDTLLINDLKNTYLLDFSELKMETKDVYFTDAKKEIIELNDIQEKYKGKLIYIDFWASWCAPCRAAMPASKKLKADYKNKDVVFLYISIDNDFNKWKKASTEEGLWFNKNNILALNYSSANFYKDLKLSTIPRYLLYDKKGKLVHQNAPGPEGKEIRELLDKYLEE; the protein is encoded by the coding sequence ATGCTAAAAAAAATTACTCTTATATCCTTTGTTTTTTTGATTCATTGTAACCAAAAGAATGAAGAACACAAAAGAATGGAGAAAACGAATGAAGTGAATGGAATTACCCTAATATTTAAAAAACACCCTCATAATAATGTTTCTAATGTAAAAGAGAACATTTATTACTCTCAATTTTATGATTTTAAGTCTATAATCTTAAACGTTGATAATGAAGCAGAAGACACCTTATTTTTGCCTTTAACGGCCTCAAAAATTTGTCTAGCTTATATTCAGTTCCCGCAATCAAATTATTATATATTTCACAAAGGTGATACAGTAATTTTTGATCATAATCGAGATAATAGACCTCATGTTAAAATAGCTAATAGAAAAATTTTAAAACATGATTTCAATTTTGAAAAAAAAATGAAATTTGAAAAACCACTAGACGCATTTGAATTTTATAGAAAATTTAAAATCAAAAGAACTAAAAATGAAAAAGATCAATATGAAAGAGATTTAGTAAAGTACAACTATAAGTTTAATGAATTTTTGGATTCACTTAGATTTAACAATCTAATATCTGATGATATTTATTTCCTTAACAAAGGTCGAAATAAATATTTAAATATTAATTTAATGAAAGATAAAATTAATTTTGACAGTATTGATAAAAAGAGTTTAAAAGAAGATGAGTTACTATATCTAAAAACATATCGATATTTTCTTGAAAACTATGTCCTTTATAAATACGCATTAAAAAACCGGAAGGAAAAATCCCTTTTCTCTAAAAATTATGAAGTTGTTTTTGATTCGATTAAGAATAATCCAAACTTCTCCAATCGAACAAGAAAGTATCTATTGTATCATTTTCTTAAAAAAATCTATGATTCAAATAGTAAAAACATCTCAAATAAATATTTAAGTATATTTAAAGACGTAACCAATGATACGTTATTAATCAATGATTTAAAAAACACTTACTTGTTAGACTTTTCGGAATTAAAAATGGAAACAAAAGATGTATATTTTACAGATGCGAAAAAAGAAATAATAGAATTAAATGACATTCAAGAAAAGTATAAAGGAAAGTTGATTTATATAGATTTTTGGGCAAGTTGGTGTGCTCCGTGCAGAGCAGCTATGCCAGCTTCAAAGAAATTAAAAGCGGATTATAAAAACAAAGATGTGGTTTTTTTATACATATCAATTGATAATGACTTTAATAAATGGAAAAAAGCTTCAACAGAAGAGGGCTTGTGGTTTAATAAGAACAATATTTTGGCTCTCAACTATTCGAGTGCAAATTTTTACAAAGATTTAAAACTAAGTACAATACCTAGATATTTATTATACGATAAAAAAGGAAAACTAGTCCATCAAAATGCACCTGGCCCGGAAGGTAAAGAAATAAGGGAATTGTTGGATAAATATTTGGAAGAATAA
- a CDS encoding peptidase domain-containing ABC transporter — protein sequence MSNKKFPFYKQPDSKDCGPTCLRIVAKHYGKLITLQEIRDMSETTREGSNLMKLSDAAEAIGFKTIGVKIDYQKLTEAPLPLVVHFNKNHFVVVYKIKNDVVSISDPAYGLITYTKDEFIQRWIGNNATTDTKEGIALLLEVTPKFRELEWDNTDKRSFKFLFQYLFKYKNLLVQLLIGLLVGSLLQLIFPFLTQSIVDVGIQNQDINFIYVILIAQLMLFIGRTSVDIFRSWILLHLSTRINISLVSDFFIKLMNLPIAYFDTRMTGDIMQRINDHNRIEKLLTGSTLSTLFSMMNLVVFGAVLIYYNLYIFLIFAVGSIIYVIWILFFLKRRKELDHKRFSQLSQEQSTVIELVNGMQEIKMNNAEKQKRWGWEFVQARLFKVSMQSLALEQTQGVGSSFINEIKNIFITFTSAILVIEGSITLGMMLSIQYIIGQLNGPITQLVGFIQATQDAKISLERLGEIHDKEDEENKEKQLISTIKPNQDLKLNEISFRYIGSDENVIKELSMEIPANKITAIVGASGSGKTTLMKILLKFYEPNKGNITYGDHFLSAISHKAWRSNCGVVMQEGYIFNDTIAYNIAVGEDIIDQERLLSAVKTANIYDFIQSLPLGFNTKIGNEGIGISTGQKQRLFIARAVYKNPDLLFFDEATSALDAKNERIIMENLNNFFEDKTVIIIAHRLSTVKHADQIVVMDEGKIKESGNHQELLNKKGAYYNLVKNQLELEKLSSPSLALPEGEGTDSRKK from the coding sequence GTGTCAAACAAAAAATTCCCTTTCTACAAACAGCCAGATTCCAAAGACTGTGGCCCCACTTGTTTACGCATAGTCGCCAAGCATTATGGTAAACTGATAACGTTGCAAGAAATAAGGGACATGTCCGAGACTACCCGTGAGGGCAGCAACTTAATGAAACTGAGCGATGCCGCAGAAGCCATCGGTTTTAAAACGATTGGGGTTAAAATAGATTATCAAAAACTAACAGAAGCACCGTTACCTTTAGTTGTGCATTTTAACAAGAACCATTTTGTTGTGGTTTATAAGATCAAAAACGATGTGGTATCTATTTCCGACCCTGCTTATGGGTTGATAACCTATACCAAAGATGAATTTATACAACGTTGGATAGGTAACAATGCCACAACAGACACTAAAGAAGGCATTGCCCTGTTGTTGGAGGTCACCCCAAAGTTTAGGGAACTGGAATGGGACAATACGGACAAAAGGTCGTTTAAGTTTTTGTTCCAATATTTGTTTAAGTACAAAAACTTATTGGTACAATTGCTTATTGGGTTATTAGTAGGCAGTTTGTTACAGCTTATTTTTCCTTTTTTGACCCAAAGTATAGTTGATGTGGGTATCCAGAACCAGGACATTAATTTTATTTATGTAATACTTATTGCCCAACTGATGCTTTTTATTGGCAGGACCAGTGTCGATATTTTTAGAAGTTGGATCTTGTTGCATTTAAGCACACGCATAAATATTTCATTGGTCTCCGATTTTTTTATAAAATTAATGAACCTGCCCATTGCTTATTTTGATACCCGAATGACGGGCGACATTATGCAACGTATCAATGACCATAACCGAATAGAAAAACTGTTAACAGGCTCAACACTAAGTACATTATTTTCCATGATGAACCTAGTCGTTTTCGGTGCGGTTTTGATTTACTACAACCTCTATATCTTTTTGATTTTTGCGGTTGGTAGTATTATTTATGTCATTTGGATTCTGTTTTTCTTAAAAAGGAGAAAAGAACTGGACCATAAACGGTTTTCTCAACTGAGCCAAGAACAAAGTACCGTAATTGAATTGGTAAACGGAATGCAGGAAATTAAAATGAACAATGCCGAAAAGCAAAAACGTTGGGGCTGGGAGTTTGTACAGGCTCGTTTGTTTAAGGTTTCCATGCAAAGTTTAGCCTTAGAGCAGACCCAAGGTGTGGGCTCTTCTTTTATCAACGAGATTAAAAACATTTTTATCACGTTTACTTCAGCCATTTTGGTCATTGAAGGTTCTATTACCTTAGGGATGATGCTTTCCATTCAATACATTATTGGTCAATTAAATGGACCTATTACCCAATTGGTCGGTTTTATACAAGCTACACAAGATGCTAAAATAAGTTTGGAACGATTAGGTGAAATCCATGATAAAGAAGATGAGGAAAATAAGGAAAAACAGTTAATTTCAACTATTAAACCAAATCAAGATTTAAAACTAAACGAAATTTCTTTTCGATATATAGGTAGTGACGAAAATGTGATAAAGGAGTTGAGCATGGAAATCCCTGCCAATAAAATTACGGCTATTGTTGGGGCAAGTGGCAGCGGAAAAACCACCTTAATGAAGATTTTGTTGAAGTTTTACGAACCTAATAAAGGAAATATTACCTATGGCGACCATTTTCTAAGTGCCATATCGCATAAAGCATGGCGTAGCAATTGTGGTGTGGTAATGCAAGAAGGCTATATTTTTAATGATACCATTGCCTACAACATTGCCGTAGGAGAAGATATTATTGACCAAGAGCGTTTGTTGTCTGCTGTTAAAACAGCCAATATTTACGATTTTATACAATCGTTACCCTTAGGCTTTAACACTAAAATTGGCAATGAAGGCATAGGCATCAGCACAGGTCAAAAACAACGTTTGTTTATTGCAAGGGCGGTATATAAAAATCCTGATTTACTATTCTTTGATGAAGCTACCTCTGCATTGGATGCGAAAAATGAGCGTATCATCATGGAAAATCTGAATAATTTCTTTGAAGATAAAACCGTAATTATTATTGCCCACAGATTAAGTACCGTTAAACATGCCGACCAAATTGTGGTTATGGATGAGGGCAAGATAAAAGAATCAGGGAATCATCAGGAGTTGCTCAATAAAAAAGGAGCCTATTATAATTTGGTAAAAAATCAATTGGAATTAGAAAAATTAAGTAGCCCCTCCCTAGCCCTCCCCGAGGGAGAGGGAACAGATTCTCGGAAGAAATAA